Proteins found in one Clostridium kluyveri DSM 555 genomic segment:
- a CDS encoding DUF2634 domain-containing protein — protein sequence MPNLFPDSDYTNDTTSSSTSTTSGNNSDAGYKGSYKFDFNKGEFVRNPDGTLARCNRLEAYEQWCNKAMNTPVGFRAYSRLYGHELDTLSDSLYSREAIELEVKRMTTDTLIVHPMTKDVKDFAFTWQNNGELYYDYTVITVDEESIDMNNTTKVG from the coding sequence ATGCCTAATCTATTTCCGGATAGTGATTATACAAATGATACCACATCATCAAGTACTAGTACTACCAGTGGTAATAATAGTGATGCAGGATATAAAGGTTCCTATAAATTTGACTTTAACAAGGGTGAATTTGTAAGAAACCCGGATGGAACTTTAGCAAGATGTAACAGACTGGAAGCTTATGAACAATGGTGCAATAAAGCAATGAATACTCCTGTGGGATTTAGAGCTTACAGTAGATTATACGGTCATGAATTGGATACCTTGTCGGATTCACTGTATTCAAGGGAAGCTATAGAACTTGAAGTTAAAAGAATGACCACAGATACATTGATAGTTCATCCCATGACCAAGGATGTAAAGGACTTTGCTTTTACCTGGCAGAACAATGGGGAATTGTATTATGATTACACTGTAATTACCGTAGATGAAGAATCAATTGACATGAATAATACAACGAAGGTGGGGTGA
- a CDS encoding XkdQ/YqbQ family protein: MISIIAKDNYKVGNLNEGVTLQESIDSIAYMATVKLIETEQLQSIQFVKGNGIEIWDTPFNGSTDVRVFKGVVWERDRNRKEHYLNLECKERTVYLENSEDEYQHIEGQTATQRITRYAGDWNIPIGIFADTGIGLAKNIYRGGDKILDMIFKDLKETAQKGGKLYKVRMQEDKLDLIEIGTNTTVWKLESIAEEIEEYSSLEGAVTQVKVLGTQQDESLSPVIGIYEKETRGYGTLRKIVQDDKVTNADEAKKKADSIFSTGEDYINISCGVDINTIRAGDKVSLDGVELYVASVTHTLGSSGKMELTVGTMDYIRRKFYAGDGGTS, translated from the coding sequence ATGATAAGTATAATCGCAAAAGATAATTATAAGGTTGGCAATTTAAATGAGGGTGTTACCCTGCAGGAAAGCATAGATTCCATAGCATATATGGCCACAGTCAAGCTGATTGAAACTGAACAGCTCCAGAGCATACAGTTTGTTAAAGGCAATGGTATTGAAATATGGGATACTCCCTTTAATGGAAGCACTGATGTAAGGGTGTTTAAAGGTGTTGTATGGGAAAGGGATCGAAACAGAAAAGAGCATTACCTGAACCTTGAATGTAAGGAGAGAACAGTCTATCTTGAAAATTCAGAGGATGAGTACCAGCACATAGAGGGTCAGACCGCCACTCAGAGGATAACAAGGTATGCAGGTGACTGGAATATACCTATAGGAATTTTTGCAGATACAGGAATAGGGCTTGCCAAGAATATATACAGAGGTGGCGATAAAATTCTTGACATGATATTTAAAGACCTGAAGGAGACAGCCCAGAAAGGCGGTAAGCTCTACAAAGTCAGGATGCAGGAAGATAAACTGGATCTGATTGAGATAGGTACAAATACTACTGTATGGAAATTAGAATCCATAGCAGAGGAAATAGAGGAATACAGTTCTCTCGAAGGTGCTGTAACCCAGGTAAAAGTTTTAGGAACACAGCAGGATGAAAGCTTATCGCCCGTCATTGGTATCTATGAAAAAGAAACCAGAGGTTATGGTACTTTAAGAAAGATAGTTCAGGACGACAAGGTAACAAATGCAGATGAAGCCAAGAAAAAAGCAGATTCCATTTTTAGCACAGGTGAGGACTATATAAATATAAGCTGTGGCGTTGATATAAATACCATAAGGGCAGGGGATAAAGTAAGCCTTGATGGCGTTGAACTATATGTGGCAAGTGTTACACACACTTTGGGAAGCAGTGGGAAGATGGAGTTAACCGTTGGAACTATGGATTATATAAGGAGGAAGTTTTATGCGGGAGATGGAGGAACTAGCTAG